One region of Eupeodes corollae chromosome 1, idEupCoro1.1, whole genome shotgun sequence genomic DNA includes:
- the LOC129941636 gene encoding putative nuclease HARBI1, with the protein MKPSEFGNEYVNRKGKTTINIQMTCDANEKITSVDARWPGSVHDGRIWRVSGIQDVVRRYDGDVCLLGDSGYGITPWLLTPFDEPRNARERNYNSTHAQERVIIERVFGQMKRRFPILSSQVRIAVKNVPNLVISCAVGSGRRNRKWCG; encoded by the coding sequence ATGAAACCTTCAGAATTCGGCAACGAGTATGTGAACagaaaaggaaaaacaacaataaacattCAGATGACTTGTGACGCTAATGAAAAAATTACAAGTGTGGACGCTCGATGGCCAGGGAGTGTACATGATGGCAGGATTTGGCGAGTGAGTGGAATTCAGGACGTGGTGCGCCGATATGATGGTGATGTTTGTCTCCTTGGTGATAGCGGATATGGAATTACTCCTTGGTTACTGACTCCTTTTGACGAACCAAGAAATGCTCGTGAGAGGAATTACAATTCGACCCATGCTCAGGAAAGAGTAATAATTGAACGAGTTTTTGGCCAGATGAAACGTCGTTTTCCCATACTCTCGAGCCAAGTTAGAATAGCAGTCAAAAATGTTCCCAATTTGGTAATAAGTTGTGCAGTGGGAAGTGGAAGACGGAATCGAAAATGGTGTGGCTGA